From the Halanaerobiales bacterium genome, the window TTTATGAAAATGAATTAGATCTTTTAACTTTTACAAGTTCATCAACTGTACTTAATTTTATAAAAGGAATGGAAGATTATTTGGAGAGGGATATTAATTTAGATATAAATAATGAAGTTAAAGTAGCCTGTATTGGTCCCGTAACTGCCAAGACTGCTCGCGAAAGTGGAATTGAAGTAGATATCATTGCTGAGGAATATACTATTGACGGACTCTATAAAGCAATAATTGATTATTATAAAAAGAGGTGAGTATTATATGAAATTGGGAAAAAGGCCACGAAGATTAAGAAAAAATAAGAATATAAGGAATTTAATAAAAGAGACGAATTTGAATATATCAGATATGATTTATCCTCTTTTTGTTGTAAATGGAGAAAATATATATCGAGAAATTCCAGCTATGCCTGAGGTCTATCAGATGTCTATTGATAATATTTTAAAAGAAGTAGAAGAATTAATAGGTTTAGGAATAAAAGGTATAATACTTTTTGGGATTCCTGAATATAAAGATGAGATTGGATCATGTGCCTGGCAAAATGATGGGGTTGTTCAAAAAACAGTTAGAAAGATTAAAAATAAATATCCTGATTTTTTAGTAATTACAGATTTATGTCTTTGTCAGTATACTTCACATGGTCATTGTGGGCTTGTAGAAGATGGAGATATAAGAAATGATTTAACTTTAGATAAATTATCTAAAATTGCTATTTCGCATGCTAATGCTGGAGTAGATATGGTAGCTCCTTCAGATATGATGGATGGAAGAGTAGAGAAGATTAGAAATGATTTAGATAAAAATGGTTATAAAAATGTAGCTATTATGTCTTATTCTGCTAAATATCATTCTGGATTTTATGGTCCTTTTCGAAATGCAGCACATTCAGCTCCAGAAGAAGGGGATAGGAGTACATATCAAATGGATTCTGCTAATAAAAATGAAGCTTTGAAAGAAATTGAATTAGATATTAATGAAGGTGCAGATATAGTTATGGTTAAACCAGCTTTATCATATTTGGATATTATAAATGAGGTGAAAAATAATTATAAAATACCACTAGCTGCCTATAATGTCAGTGGAGAATATGCAATGGTTAAAGCTGCAAGTAAAAAGGGGTGGTTAGATGAGAAAAGAGTTGCACTTGAAATTTTAACTTCAATTAAAAGAGCAGGTGCAGAAATAATTATTAGTTATTGGGCAAAAGATTCAGCTAAATGGCTTAAATATGGAGAAAAATAGGAGGTATTATTTATGTTAGGTTCAGAAAAAGAATTTGAAAGAGCTAAAAAGGTAATTCCAGGTGGTGTTAATAGCCCTGCCCGGGCATTTTCAGCAGTAGATATGGATCCTATTTTTATCGAAAAAGGAAATGGCTCATTAGTTTATGATATCGATGGTAATAGTTATTTAGATTATGTCAATTCCTGGGGGCCAATGATTTTAGGATATAATCCTCCAGAAATCATGGGAAAATTGGAGGAGCAGTTAAAAAAAGGTAGTAGTTTTGGAGCTCCTACAAAAATAGAAACTAAAATGGCAGAGTTAATTAGAGATGTAGTACCTTCTGTTGATAAAGTAAGAATGGTTAATTCAGGGACTGAGGCTACAATGAGTGCGATTAGGCTTGCTCGTGGATATACTAATAGAGATAAAGTAGTTAAATTAAAGGGGTGTTATCATGGCCATGGAGATAGTCTTTTAGTTGATGCTGGTTCAGGAGTTGCTACTTTAGGAATAAAAGGAAGCCCTGGAGTAACAGATAATATTGCTAAAGAAACTATCGTAGTACCTTATAATGATTGTGAGGCAGTAAAAAAAGTTTTTGCTGAATTTGGTCAGGAGATAGCCTGTATTATTCTTGAGCCGGTTACAGGTAATATGGGAGTTATTAAGCCGGATGATGGTTATCTTAAATTTTTAAGAAAAATAACGAATAATTATGACTCTCTTTTGATTTTTGATGAAGTGATGACTGGATTTAGGCTGGCCCTGGGAGGAGCTCAGCAGTTATATGATATTGAGGCAGATCTTAGCACTTTTGGTAAAATTATTGGTGGAGGTATGCCTGTTGGAGCCTTTGGGGGCAAAAAGAAAATAATGGATTATATTGCTCCTGTAGGACCGGTCTATCAGGCAGGAACTCTTTCTGGAAATCCTCTTGCAATGAGAGCAGGTTATGAAACAATAAAAAAATTAAAAAATGAACCTATTTATGAAAAACTTGAAGAAAAAGGGAAATTATTGGAGAAAGGGATTAAAAATAATATTGAAGAACTTAAATTCCCAGCAGTATTTAGTAGAGTTGGATCTATGTTCACTTTATTTTTTAGTAAAAATGAAATAAATGATTATCAAGAAGCAAAAAATTGTAATGAAAAGGTTTTTGCTGATTATTTTAAAAAGATGATTAATAAAGGTATATATTTACCTCCTTCTCAGTATGAAGCTAATTTTTTATCTAATGCACTAACAACTGAGGAAATAAAGAGAACAGTAAAAGCAAATTATCAAGTTTTAAAAAGTATAAAGGGGGAGATGCAA encodes:
- the hemL gene encoding glutamate-1-semialdehyde 2,1-aminomutase, whose translation is MLGSEKEFERAKKVIPGGVNSPARAFSAVDMDPIFIEKGNGSLVYDIDGNSYLDYVNSWGPMILGYNPPEIMGKLEEQLKKGSSFGAPTKIETKMAELIRDVVPSVDKVRMVNSGTEATMSAIRLARGYTNRDKVVKLKGCYHGHGDSLLVDAGSGVATLGIKGSPGVTDNIAKETIVVPYNDCEAVKKVFAEFGQEIACIILEPVTGNMGVIKPDDGYLKFLRKITNNYDSLLIFDEVMTGFRLALGGAQQLYDIEADLSTFGKIIGGGMPVGAFGGKKKIMDYIAPVGPVYQAGTLSGNPLAMRAGYETIKKLKNEPIYEKLEEKGKLLEKGIKNNIEELKFPAVFSRVGSMFTLFFSKNEINDYQEAKNCNEKVFADYFKKMINKGIYLPPSQYEANFLSNALTTEEIKRTVKANYQVLKSIKGEMQ
- the hemB gene encoding porphobilinogen synthase, which codes for MKLGKRPRRLRKNKNIRNLIKETNLNISDMIYPLFVVNGENIYREIPAMPEVYQMSIDNILKEVEELIGLGIKGIILFGIPEYKDEIGSCAWQNDGVVQKTVRKIKNKYPDFLVITDLCLCQYTSHGHCGLVEDGDIRNDLTLDKLSKIAISHANAGVDMVAPSDMMDGRVEKIRNDLDKNGYKNVAIMSYSAKYHSGFYGPFRNAAHSAPEEGDRSTYQMDSANKNEALKEIELDINEGADIVMVKPALSYLDIINEVKNNYKIPLAAYNVSGEYAMVKAASKKGWLDEKRVALEILTSIKRAGAEIIISYWAKDSAKWLKYGEK